The segment GTATAGAAAATATTTAGcagatgaaatgaaattttatctGGATGCATGAAGGCATGAAAGGTGAAAAAGTATCATTCTGCATGGGAGGCCAAGCACTCAGAATGATTTTGGGAGTACTTCTTTCTAATTGTTATCTCTGATATGCCAAAAAGTCACTTTTTTTACAAGAGCTAATTCTATTTTCCATTTCTTCCTCAATGTTAAACAGTCTTTCgaggaataaataaaataattgcatGAGAAACACTATTCAAACAGAAATAATGATGACTATATTAAGCAAATTAGGATCATATCAAGTCTTTCATAAAAGAAATCCATAGGCATTTCCATCCCCCCCCTCCCAGGTAGATTTCACGTCAAAATGAACATGCCACAACTTTGTATATATGCTTTTATACTGGCGGCTGCCATATTGTTCTGGTGATCTTGCACcatcaaaagaaaaaacttcCTAATTCACGTtccatatatataaaagtaatactACTTTACATAAGTATAGGATAGATAACTAAAACACTTATCGTCCCATATGATTCTTAGTTCAGGTTTAAAGAAACACAAGATAGATACTAGTACAACAATAAAGCAGAAAACAGAATTACCTTCAACAAGCTGAAGTTGATTTATGGATCCCATAACGGTTCTTGAGAGTATCGATTGCTTTCTCGACAGATTGTGACAGCTCGGGGATGGCTTGTTTGCACACTGTAAAGTATATGAACAAGGTTTATGAGATGTTCATCCTAATCCAGAAGGAAAATCAGAAGAAGCTGTTACACTGTTGGCCAAGtcaaaagaagaacaagaaatcAATTTCTTCATCTGCTCATCGCTTCATCCCAACTATTTAAAGCCTAACGCCTCAAGGTAATCATAGTGTTCAGCATTGTTAAAAACTTGTGGCAGTAGAGTTGCATTTTCTAAAAAGCATATCCTCAATAGTTGACATAAGGCTAAGAACTTACAGCGAGCACCACTAGCTTGAAGTTCTGCCATGAACGTAGAATATGAACCCTATAAGggaaaaactaaattaaataatggTAATGACTCAGCATTTGAGATAAAATAGGATCAGACTTGTGAAAGGTAATAGCAGATAATGGAAGATTCACCTTCATTGCCTCCCTGCCTTCGGTGATTCGCTCAGACATCTTTTTGTACTCCCTTTCAGCTTCATCTGCCACTTGCTGGCATCCTTGCGTCTGAATCTGCTTAGTTAACCAGAAATTAGAAGGAAAATGCAAAATACCACATTAACAATAGATATGAAACAGGTCCTAGGTATAGATTATGGAATAGGCTATACTAACTAGGAAACTGGTATGGATGGTTATTCTAGATGAAGTACAACATAACGAGCACAAAGACAATGAGAGAAAACTACTTATCATGAGCACGAAAAGCAACAAAACTCCTTGTTCAATGGAATAATGAAACGCAGAAAATCACATAACTCAATGGATTATCATTAATCTTGTTTATCCAAAGTTTGATGGGAGCTTGAAAAGCATGAGATCAACTTACAGTAGACAAGATCCTAATCcttgttaaattgattttagGTCAATAACTCAAAACTGACCTAATCTAATTAAGCGTAAAAGAAGAAGTTTGGACTTCAGTAACACAAAAAAGCATTTACGTAGATGCTCTCTATTAGTCAGATGATGTCATTGAAGACCATGACTTTGCATGTAATAAGCTCCAGTTTCTATGATAGTGTTCCCAATGTTGATATATCTGGTTACTTTCCATCAAACAAATGGCGGAAAAGATCATTACTTCAAAAGAAAGCTCATATCTCCTGCAAGTCTGTTATATATCCTCTTTCAATAATGTGATCAGCAAAACATTCTGGTTCATGTTTAAAGGCAGCGAACAAAAAAGCTGCACTAATCGTCACACAAAATGTACAAATTATTTGGTATTGGAATCTCACTCAAAAGAGCATACATTAAAACTTCAGTGCTAGATGTCACTATGTCATCAGACAATTTGCAGAATCTAGCTATCCTAAAGATAGACACATTTTAGTCCATCAATTGAGGAAGTTTCCATAAGCTTATTCATCTTTGGCAAACAGAATAGCTTTACTATTCTGAAAGCCTATCTAACTGGATACAGAAGTTCTGACTCTCACTTGTTACTACTTTTCGCGCGAATCTAAATTTTTCTGCACTTCAGCAAATACTTCATAACAAATATAAGAGTCTGAGTAAACCAGAATTGTAACCATCTGTCCAATTAATAAGATTCAATATAGTCATGAATGTTCTAGAACATTCATTATTCCAGTTTTGCAGCTTGTTATATTGCGGATCTTACATCTAAGTTCTCAGATTATAAGCTTTGGCAAATGCTAAAAAAGAAGCTGCATCTCAAAGCTCAAAAGCAACATCAAAATAGAGACTAGAGAGAGCAATAATTTGTTTCTGATGTAGCGCATGCAAGTTCTTAAAATAGATCAACAAACCGGAAACCTATGACAGATCACCTAATTGAGAAAATTAGCTGGAAATCAACACTCATCAGACAGTTATCCATCAGGAAACACAGACCAGAAATCTTCAATCATCTTGCGAATATGTGGAAGCAGAGATGATAGAACAAAAAAGGATTTCGTACATGTCCATAcactttgaataaaatataattaccaGCATACATACATTCATAATTACTACAAGcatacacacataaaatataCGTATACATGAGATAAAATTCCACCACTGACCTCTAAGCATTAGCAAATGGATGTTGATAAGGAAAGTAAAATTAACAAACGGCAAGAGCTTAtgccctatatatatatagtagaaaGATGAAACACAGAGATGTATGAATAAAACGTTATTTTCGTAATCTAGTGGCTACGTGTGCAAACACACACAGACCTTGAGTCGTTTCTGCAGGCGAGACTGAGAAGCCTCGAGGTCCTTGAGAATCTCCACATGCGATCGCTCAATCTGGCCCTTAACAGAGTCCAATTGAGACGACGCAAAATCCTTCAGATCCGCAAtcgttttcaaatttttaaccgACGCAGGTGAACCAGCAGGCTTCAACTGCACGGGACTTGAAATGAAGCTCTTCTTTCCACTCCTCCTCTTAGATGATGTTGGCAAAACTGTACCAgctttgaattttttgaaattgaactCGAACGGCTTCGGAGACTCACTCATCGATTGAACAGGACTTGCTGCAGAGGTCGCCGGCGGAGTTGACAGAAAATCCATCGCCGATGACTTCCTCGTCGATCTCGATGTCTTCTTCATCTCTTCTCGAAATTTCTGTCTGCAATGCGAATAACTACTTCTACTAATTTGAATTTGGGATTTTATACACCCGggttctttttcaaaatttgaatttgtcaCGTGGAAGTGAAGTTTGAGAAGCAGCTAATCTCAtttaattaagagaaaaatgacaaatatatctCTGAAATCGTAAATggtagataaatattattatatttttgagataTAGGTGTCTCTTCCATCTAAAAACTGGAGCGTTTATGccctttatactaacggacttacacgtgtcataatcttatccatcgaTATGATATTCATCGACGGATAAAATTGTGTCACttgtccctatttagtcttccaTTAGAGTGAAGGGCATATATGCTCTAAATTTTGGACGATAAAGGCACAAATGTCCCAAAAATATGACGAAGGgtatgcatatcatttacgataattcagggtatatttgtccttttttttttaattaatggtGCAAAAAAATAGATACAATAAGACGCAAATCATAGTAATCAAGTCTACATGTAAAATTCATAATAGAGGGCCAAAACCTCCCATGAAATATTTCTATAATTcatgtaaaattattttcttacttaATAGCGataaaattttctgattttttttatgaagtataTCAATCGTATTATTTCTTgacatttcttttcttgtttgaaaTTTCAACTTGAGACCcgataaataaaagtaaagggACAATAGGGTGGCGAGGCGATTGTTGTGTATGTTCAACCTCAACCTCCCCGCGTAACAAAAACCCATGTTTTAAACCCGCCCCATACAAAAAAAGTATGGCACTAATGACCATATGCTTCTTACTTATATCACCTGTCATTACCCTTTTGCACCAAAACCAAATTCATAATACAGCAAGTAATGGTCATTTGTGTTTGTGAACAAAGAAAGATTAAATTCTAATATGTCCCCAATCAGAAGAGTCTTAGCTTAAATCTGTAATGCCAAATCAATTATCAGCATGGATGTTCCATCTTGATCTCAATCGATCGATCAATAAGGCTAGATACAAGAGACAGTTTTCTTTCCCCATCAGCATTAGAGATATTTACAAATAAGAAAGTTTGCCATCAAAAACTGTACCAACATATCAGTATCGCTAGTATAATCTGGAAGACGAAACTTAAACATAGACATCAGCAAATCTCAGTATCAAACTTGAGGGATATGCCCATGCTGAAGAGCTCCTGGCACAATAACTTTGCACCATATGGCACATCAACCTTCACAATATCTTCAACTGATTCACAGAACCGGCAGAACGGACCCCTTACCTTACCACCTGGCACGGGCCTCTGGATCACATTCGCCATGTTCTTGCACTTCCCACAGATGTGCATCTGAGAGGAGTCGCTGAGAGTGAAAAGGCGTTCATGCAGATTTGCTGCAGCACCATGAGCTATAAGACAGTCCCGTTCCATCTCACCAAATTTAATTCCACCAAACCGTTTTCTGTCTGCCACAGGTTGGCGAGTGAGGGGATGAACAGGCCCAGTATTACGGAATTTCACCTTGTCTTCAGCCATATGGATGAGGCGTTGGTAGAATGTAGGGCCCATGAAAATCAGGGAATGAACCATTTCACCAGTCCGGCCATTGTAAACTCTCTCATTTCCCCATCTTGAGAATCCTCGTCTACAGGTCATATATCATTAAATAGTCAATGACAAATCACCAGAATTCACAATTGAGCACAATAAAAAGCTTAACTGTTTTGCACAAGAACATGTAATTACAAAATAAGGTTACAGTTTTCATTTATCTTACCCATGAAGCTGTTTTAGTATGGCATCAACTGATAAAGCGGAAAAGGGAGTGGCATATTTTTCACCACCACCTAGGGCAATGCCCTTCCCCAAAGCGGCTTCCAGCAGCTGACCAGGTGTTTGCCTTGAAGGAAATGCATGGGGATTGATAACAATATCTGGAACAATCCCCTGAACAGTAAAAGGGAAGTTCTCCTGAGACTCCAGATATCCAAGAACGCCCTTTTGTCCATGCATGCTAGAGAACTTGTCTCCAAGACATGGAGAACGAACCTGCACAGAATGCACAAGTATACTGGAGTCACTTAAAGTGAATTAGGATTAGTTATATAGTGTCTTCCATGTACTCTTGAGTTCCGTTATCTTCTGGAAGGATAGGGTTGAAGAAACGTAAACATTAGTAGGAGACAATCAACTTTCTCACACATGCAAATTTGAATCATAACACAGAAACATGATGCTTACACCTAACAGCTTTCTTTGCTaaactcttttttaaaaaggtaaagtAACTTTATGGATAAAGTATCACAAAGGATGTGCTATAGGAACTGTACAATGTTGTCACAGCAAAACAGCAAAGATTCCATACGTAGTCCTGTAGGTATTCTGACATCTGTAGAACTGATTCAGCCGTACTTACATGTTCCAAATTCACACCGTaagcaaaaacaaaatatacaattacGCTTTCTTAGCTAATTCGTAGAGTATAAAATCTTCTGAATAAAGCAAATAATGTACAGCAGTGAGAAAGTTCAATTCACTTCATGACTTAATATCAGATTTTGGTACCTGGGACCTTGTCCCACGCATGCCAAAGACAAGGAGTTTGGACAGCAGCTTATAAGCTCTCTCCATTTACCTCAGAAGGCATCTTTTCAGGACCAAAAATCCCTTATCGTGTTGGTGGCAGAGTAATACTTCCAAAGGATTATTGCCAGATCTCTGTGTCGACGAGTGAGGCAGAGGGACACTTTGTTGGGGTGTAGAGGGTGCTTTGTTTGGTACATTGGACATTTCCTAAAAAATGGTTGAAAAATGGAGCTTGGGTAATTTATAATCACCATGTCTTACTTGGTAAAACCCCCCACATGGCATGATGCTTCCCTAGGACACGTTGATGGATCATACAATCAACATCAgattttataaatcaatcaGTCCTTAAAACATAAAACTGAAGGTTTTCTACAATGGCTGTTGGTTTCTAGTTTTGAAGCTTTAGCAGACTCTAGTTGTGCTACTTATAGACAACAGCTTTTATTCAGTTCAGTTGCTACTCTTTCAATGTGTTCATTAGTAAGATGGTTCAAGGCACTTATGATCTTTATGTACATAGCGTTGTCTCCTTCTATCATGAAGACATCCCCCATGAAGACAAGTACTTGAAGAAGCTTGCAAAATACCAGCAAACAGTTCTCCAAAGACATTATAtggttttttaaataaaaacaggTTTCTCATAAACCTGCATCTTAAAAGATAAGCTCCATACAGAAATATACAGAAGCACATAAGTAGAAGCATAGACATATAGGGCATCTTACTTGTCTGAGAGATACAACAGCAAAATTCTTTCCCTCGTCATTAGCGGAGAGCAAAACCTTCTGAACCATGCCCTTCTCGGTATGCTTCATCTTGACACTGTGATCAGCGCCTGATTCAGCAAATTTCCCAATTATGATATCTCCGCTCTGGAGATTTGCCCCAATATATGGAAAACCATCATCATCTAGGCAGTCCACTCGTCCAATTTTACTCTGGGTTTTACCAAAGTTAACAGAGTCCTCCGCCTTGGACTTCTTTCCAATAGCTTCCATATTGTCGACCTCAGCCTTGTAGCTCCTGACATGCTCCGATCGAAACATTCCGCGCTCCAGTGATGCACGATTCATTACCACTGAATCTTCTTGGTTATAGCCAAGGTGAACATTCACTGCAACAATAGCACATTGACCATTGTAGTATTCAGGCCGTGAAAGCATTCCTCTCTGATGACGAGCACATTTTGGTTTCCCAAGGGAATCTGACAACATTGTCCCGAAAAGTGGCCTCTGAGGGTAATACAATTGATGGGTATTTGTATCAACTCTAATGTTTGGATTCACTGTTGAAAACCCAATTGCTTGCTGAGAGTGCTTCTCAGATTGATAGAGGACCCTCCTAGCATGGTCATGATTTGCAAAAGGGATTAAACCACAGCTCAAGCCTAACAAAAATGACATGTCCAACTCACAATGGGTATAATTAACAGGTGGATTCTCTTTATCTGCTTTTAAGAGATACTCAACTCCCCATGCAGTTCGAcagtcttcttcttcttcaggtCCAATAAGCTCAATAATCCCTTTGTCCAGAAGAGTTTGGAAGCCATAATCTCCCCCTTTCACTCCGCCGTTCAAAGCTTTAATATTCTTAAGATTCGAAACAACAAGAAGAGGGCGCATAATCCTTCCAGCATCAGAAAATATGCGAACTTCATCCTGCTGCTCATCTCTCTTAACTTCAACCTAGAACAAAATTTTAGATTGTTCAGTGTATGAGTATCAAATTGACATATCTTATAGGATGATATACAACATCTCCACAAGAGAATGTACTATACTAAAATTTTAATGACTATGTACAGAGAAACTTATCACAGCAAATCCAGTGCTAATGAAAAAGGTATAGGGTCAAATTTCCTCAGTGAAGAAGCTACATAAACTTCCACGCTTTTAACTTGCATGATATATCTGCTAGTGCTATAAGAAAACATCAAACCAGCTGCCAAATTTGATATAAAGGTTAGTATATAATAGAGAACTGTTGGTTTAGTTTTATTGGTTTGCCAAATCTGTTATAAGGCCATTTCATAGAGAACTTGTGGATCCTATTTTATTGTTTGAAtccttcaaaatttaaatatcaaaaaaattatttaaattagttttaatttttgcaCATTGCGTAGAGAACTTTTCCGAAAGGTGATTTTTTCCTACCTACTGA is part of the Solanum pennellii chromosome 8, SPENNV200 genome and harbors:
- the LOC107028001 gene encoding uncharacterized protein LOC107028001 — its product is MKKTSRSTRKSSAMDFLSTPPATSAASPVQSMSESPKPFEFNFKKFKAGTVLPTSSKRRSGKKSFISSPVQLKPAGSPASVKNLKTIADLKDFASSQLDSVKGQIERSHVEILKDLEASQSRLQKRLKIQTQGCQQVADEAEREYKKMSERITEGREAMKGSYSTFMAELQASGARLCKQAIPELSQSVEKAIDTLKNRYGIHKSTSAC